The following proteins are co-located in the Heliorestis convoluta genome:
- a CDS encoding DUF3656 domain-containing U32 family peptidase, with protein MPELPELLAPAGSMDALRAAIENGADAVYLGGTRFGARHYASNFDMDELAEAVSYAHQRHVAVYVTVNTLLHDGEMEELPRYARQLYEASVDALIVQDLGVLRLLRKLFPHWELHSSTQMTVSNVESALLLAQEGVRRIVLARELSLPEIAEISKVPGIETEVFVHGALCISYSGQCLMSSLIGGRSGNRGRCAQPCRLTYNLVDQKGQNLVDIKKVGHHLLSPKDIKTIEHLPALIEAGVRSLKIEGRMKKPEYVATAVRQYRQALDRALEGKSFYVKKEEERALQQIFNRGFSPSYLEGNLGEDLMSYKRPNHRGLYIGRIKKIDSKQSLVHLDLAEELTQGDEIEAWVSKGGRSVTAVKQLTVQGEEREKAFPREVAILPWKGTFREGDRVFKIYDSELVTWARQSYQRPSTLRRIPLQGTVTVQVGMPLTVTYRDGEGHQGQACTEEVVQVANKRPLTVEVLQEQLGRLGTTAFVLETLEAQLDEGAMIPLRQLNEVRRQAIAELEKRRSEKFLKPLIDEESWQRHLRSLSQAKKGITRTKVHPLLTLAVEGLPALRAALRSGADEVYLGTEGFRHGQPFRKGEEAKALQLCQEANVKAIVALPRLYRAEEQKKIVHIIERWYEAGARAFLVANLGYLPLLRALPDAEKVEIRADYPLWVMNAEAALFLQEHGLKHYTISPELSWIQIEHMFSVVASRKGLDPGAFEMIVHGPLPMMVSEYCVAGVLLGGRNKSQRCNSPCQIHKELYLQDRMNYKFPLYVDAFCRNHLMNAKDLALLDKLPQLVKLGFGRLRIEGRTKSPQWIGDVTTLYRQILTEWQKGKLQDHHLEKSLSQLALYHLPGYTKGHLYRGVE; from the coding sequence GTGCCTGAACTTCCTGAATTACTGGCACCAGCTGGATCAATGGATGCTTTGCGAGCGGCTATCGAAAATGGAGCCGATGCGGTTTACCTAGGTGGTACTCGTTTTGGTGCACGTCACTATGCCTCAAACTTTGACATGGACGAGTTAGCAGAAGCAGTCTCCTATGCGCACCAACGTCATGTAGCCGTTTATGTGACTGTCAATACGCTACTGCATGATGGAGAAATGGAGGAATTGCCTCGCTATGCCCGTCAACTCTATGAAGCTTCTGTAGACGCCTTGATCGTGCAAGATCTAGGCGTCTTAAGGTTGTTGCGAAAACTTTTTCCCCACTGGGAACTACACAGTAGCACACAGATGACGGTAAGCAATGTTGAAAGCGCTCTTTTGCTGGCTCAAGAAGGGGTGCGACGCATCGTTCTCGCAAGAGAATTATCATTACCTGAAATTGCTGAGATTTCTAAAGTGCCAGGGATAGAGACAGAAGTTTTCGTTCACGGCGCTCTTTGTATCTCTTACTCTGGCCAATGTCTTATGTCTAGCCTGATTGGCGGTCGAAGTGGTAACCGTGGTCGCTGCGCCCAGCCTTGTCGATTGACCTACAACCTTGTGGATCAGAAAGGGCAAAATCTTGTCGATATAAAAAAAGTAGGGCATCATTTGCTCAGCCCAAAAGATATCAAAACGATAGAACATTTGCCTGCATTAATTGAAGCAGGCGTTAGGTCTTTGAAGATCGAAGGTCGAATGAAAAAGCCAGAATACGTAGCCACCGCTGTTCGGCAGTATCGCCAGGCCCTCGATCGGGCTTTGGAGGGTAAGTCTTTTTATGTAAAGAAAGAAGAAGAAAGAGCATTACAACAGATTTTTAATCGAGGCTTTTCGCCTTCTTACTTAGAAGGCAATCTAGGAGAAGACTTGATGAGTTATAAACGACCCAATCATCGAGGACTCTATATAGGTCGGATTAAGAAGATCGATTCTAAGCAAAGTCTTGTTCATCTTGATCTCGCTGAAGAGCTTACCCAGGGAGATGAGATTGAGGCTTGGGTGTCGAAAGGCGGTCGATCTGTTACGGCAGTCAAGCAATTGACGGTACAGGGAGAAGAAAGAGAGAAAGCTTTCCCAAGAGAGGTTGCAATTCTACCTTGGAAAGGCACTTTCCGTGAAGGCGACCGCGTCTTTAAAATATATGATAGTGAGCTGGTGACCTGGGCTCGTCAATCTTATCAACGACCCAGCACACTTCGACGCATTCCTCTTCAAGGCACTGTGACGGTGCAAGTAGGCATGCCTCTTACTGTAACCTACCGAGACGGCGAAGGTCATCAAGGGCAAGCTTGCACAGAAGAAGTCGTTCAAGTGGCCAACAAACGACCTCTTACGGTAGAAGTGCTCCAGGAACAGTTGGGTCGTCTTGGTACAACGGCCTTTGTATTAGAAACCTTAGAAGCACAACTAGATGAAGGAGCTATGATACCGTTACGTCAGCTCAATGAGGTGCGACGCCAAGCCATTGCTGAACTAGAAAAAAGGAGAAGCGAAAAGTTTCTAAAGCCACTGATCGATGAAGAAAGCTGGCAGAGACATCTTCGTAGTCTTTCTCAAGCAAAAAAAGGAATTACAAGAACAAAAGTCCATCCCCTGCTAACGCTAGCGGTAGAAGGACTTCCTGCCCTTCGCGCAGCGTTACGATCGGGCGCCGATGAAGTCTACCTAGGTACAGAAGGTTTTCGTCATGGTCAACCTTTTAGAAAAGGGGAAGAAGCCAAAGCTTTACAGCTCTGTCAAGAAGCCAATGTCAAAGCAATTGTTGCATTGCCTCGACTGTACCGCGCAGAAGAACAAAAAAAGATAGTCCATATCATAGAGCGTTGGTATGAAGCAGGCGCCCGCGCTTTCCTCGTCGCCAATCTAGGTTATTTGCCCTTGCTTCGTGCCCTTCCTGACGCTGAAAAAGTGGAGATTCGAGCCGACTATCCGCTCTGGGTTATGAATGCAGAGGCAGCACTTTTTTTACAAGAACATGGTTTGAAGCACTACACAATCAGTCCTGAGCTTTCTTGGATTCAGATAGAACACATGTTTTCGGTTGTCGCTTCGAGAAAAGGTCTCGATCCTGGTGCTTTTGAAATGATTGTCCATGGCCCACTTCCTATGATGGTTAGTGAATACTGCGTAGCAGGTGTTTTACTTGGAGGACGCAATAAAAGCCAGCGCTGTAATAGCCCCTGTCAAATCCACAAAGAACTGTACTTGCAAGATCGAATGAATTATAAATTTCCGCTTTATGTGGATGCCTTTTGTCGCAACCACCTGATGAATGCCAAAGATCTTGCTCTATTAGATAAGCTGCCACAGTTGGTGAAGCTTGGTTTCGGACGTCTACGCATTGAAGGTAGAACAAAATCACCACAGTGGATCGGCGATGTTACAACACTATATCGTCAAATCTTAACAGAGTGGCAAAAAGGCAAGCTACAAGACCATCATCTAGAGAAAAGCTTGTCGCAATTGGCGCTTTATCATTTACCAGGCTATACAAAGGGCCATCTTTATCGAGGCGTAGAATAG